In the genome of Methylococcus sp. EFPC2, the window GCCGCGGAATTCGTATACGCCGGATGGGAGGTGCCAGTCCTGCACCTGATCGCCGTCCAGGGCACGAAATGCCGGGTTGCCGGCGGGAAGCAGGATCAGACTGAGGGTCCAGGGGGTGACGAGCACACCGACCCAGACGCCCTGCCAGCGGCGGAAGCCCACGGTCTCCACGCGCAAGGCCGGGTTGTTGAGCGGCAGGCCGGCCATGGCACCGCGGCCGAGCGCGGCGTAAGCCGCAGCGACCCGGGCGCTGGGATCGTCGTCGTCAGGGCTCATCCCGCAGGACCAGGAATTTTTCCGGCGCGCCGTCGCATTGCGGGCAGCGCCAATCGGCCGGTAGCCCGCTGAAAGGGGTGCCGGGCGGCACTTGGGCCGCGGCGTCGCCTTCGGCGGGATCGTAGACCCACCAGCACACGCCGCATTCGAGACGGGCGTCGTCGGGCAGATCTTGCGGCGAGAAATTCTCGAACATCAGCCTTCCCTCAAGGCGGCCAGACATTCGGCCAGACGCTCGACGCTGTCGGCGAGGTCTTCGGGGGCCGCCAGGGCGGCTTCGGGCAGGCCGGTAATCTCGAGGGTGTTGAGGATCAGCTTGTCGCTCGCGTTGAAGTATTGCACCCACCACACGCCGTCGACCGCCGTCGCGGTGATGCGGCAATTGCCGTAGCCGCGCGACAGCAGACTGACGCCGCCGCGTCCCAGCGTCGCATCCAGGTATTCCAGATCTTCCGGGGTGACCGGCAGCAGGGTCAGGTTGATGACGTGGCTGGTTCCGTCGACGCGGTATCGCGCGGAGCGCTCGGCGATTTCGGCGATCAGGGCGGGGGCATTCATGAGCCCGGCCGTCGCCGGCGGGATGTCGATGCCGGCTTTGCCGCGCGCCGCCCTGCGGACGTCTTCGGGAATCGCGCAAGCTTCCAGGCGTTCGCTGCTCACTTCGCCCGCTGGCCCGAGTGTGCGCAGCCACCAGATGCCGGCGAAGGCGGTCTCCTGTGCCTCCGCGCGCGGACCCAGCCGCGCGCCGACCTCGCCTTCGCCCAGGGTTTCGTGCAGCACGCGCAGGCTGCCGGCGTCGAGGCCGTCCAGTTCCAGGCACGGATAGTCCGCCTCGCCGAACTTCCAGGCGCCGAGGGCGCCGAGCAGACGTTCGATCACTTCGCACGCGGCCTGTTCGTGCGCCGGTTCTGTCGGAGTGTACCGGGCCGGCATGCGGAACACCGCCATGTCGCCGGGGCTTTCCACGATCAGGCTGGGACCTTCCTCTTCAAGGGTAAAGGGCAGCTCGCCGACGACGGGGATGGGGAAAGGTTTCATGGCTTTGCAAGCCTCAGTGGCAGGAGGAGGCGGCGCCTTCGACGCGGACTTCCACGCCCAGGCCGGGCGGGCGGCGCACGGGCCCGGACAGGATGGCGCGGGTTTCGGCGAGCAGGACCGGCCAGTCCTTCATGCCTTCGATGGCGCCCAGATAGCCGCCGTCGCGCAGGAATACCGCGGCCGGCCAGCGGGCGAAGCCGTAGCGCGCCCGCAGGCTCCGGCCGGTTGCCGGCGCAACGACGCCGGTCCGGCAGGGCTGTCCCAAGTCCTTCAACACTTCCGGCAGTACCACGCCGACGTCCCAGCTTTCCGGCACCGTACTCGGGTCCTCGACGAAGAGCAGCACGGCGGCGCCCGGAGCCGCCGCAAACGCGGCCTCTCCGGCCTCGTCCAGCAACAAAAAGGCGTCGCGCTCGGTCAGCTTGGCGATCAGGGCGGCCAGGCGGTCGGGAGGCGGGGAAGGCGTCGGCGTCATGGGCGGGTCTTGAGAAAGTCGGGCAACTGGGGTTCGCGGCCGGTGAGATCGGCGAAATAATCCGAGACGTCGTCGGCCCCGGCCAATACCGCCGCTAGGGCGTCCAGCGCCGCATTGCTGAGAGCCGCTTCCTCCTCGTTCAGCAAGGAACGGGCGGTGTCCATGAAGGTCATCAGCCATTGCCCGGGGATGACCTCGCCCACCAGGCCCAAGTCGACGAGCTTTTCCCCGTCGCGCCCCGCGCAACGGGCATAGCGGCCGTCCACGGCCAGCACCTGCATGGGTATGCCTAGGCACATGGTGGGCTCCCGAACAATATGCGTTCGTCGCCGTAGCGGCAGGCTTCCTGTTCCGATGGCCGGCCGGATTCGTAGGCGTCGAGGGCCAGGCTGGCGTCGTTCAGGCTCGACGCTACGGCGGCGTCGCGCGTCGCCAGGTCGATACCCCAGTCGCGCAGGCGCGCCACGGCCAGTTCGACGGCCTCGCCGATCCGGTCGCGTATTTGCGGCCTGAGGCTGCCGCCGTAATCGTCGAGTTCCACCGGCTGCGCGCCGATGAGCAGCAGGGATACCGGCAGCTTGCCGGTGAGGCTGGCGGCGGCCAGTACCTCTTGAAATCCGGTCTGATGCAGACTCATCTTCTTCGCGCCCATGTAACGGGGCACCGCATCGTCCTCGACCTGTAGCAGGGTACCCGGTGTCAGGCCGAAATCCACCGCATCGAACACCACCAGCCGGCGTGCGGCCTGCACATAGGGCAATAGATAAAGCCCCTGGGTGCCGCCGTCCATGGCCGTTACGCCTTCCGGCAAGCGATAGCGCCGGACGAGTTCCTCCACGCAACGCACGCCGAAACCCTCGTCGGCCCAGAGGAGGTTGCCGATGCCTAGGATCAGAACTTCGTTCGGATAGTCATTCATTGCCAGGCCAGGTTGCCGAAATTGGTTTCGCTGCGCGAGCCCATTTGAATCGGGGTTTCGCCCCCGAAGGCGAGTTACTTTTCTTTGCTTGGCCAAAGAAAAGTAACCAAAAGAAAGGCCACCCGGCAGCCGCGAAAGCTCCTGCGCTTTTACGAAAGCCTTCCTGGCTTTCGCCCTTCGGGCCAGCCTTTCGGCTGTTCAAATTCGTTCCTGACGAATTTGTCGCTTGTCGGGCGGGAGGCGATCAAAGGGGCTTCCTGCCCCTTGATCGCCGCGACTCATCCCTGAGTCGCCCCTTCGGGTCATTTCCGCCCGACAAGCTGCGATGCTCAGCGCGGCTGAACGGGATCCAAGACAAATACTCGGCCTTACCGGAATTCCCGCCATCCCGTGGCAATGGTCTTCAACAGGCTTTGCCGGGACAAAATGTCCTCGCGGATCGCCACGTAGACGTGGATGATCACGAACCAGACGATCACCCAGGCCACCAGGTGGTGCCAGGTGTGAACGTCCTGGCTTTGCCCGAATAAGGGGGTGAGCCAGCCGAACAGCGCGTCCTGCCAGGAGCCCTGGCCTTCGCCTTCGGCATAGAGCGCGAAGCCGGTGAAGATCATGAAGATCGTGCCGGGTACGAAGACCGTGAACATGGCGAGCTGGGCCAGCGGGTTGTGGCCGGCATGCTGCCCCGAGGATTTCTCCAGGAACAGATACCAGCGTACCTCGTGCCACAGCCCGGCCCACCAGGTTTTATCCGTGACAGGCAGCACGAACAGCTCGCGCGCATAGCGGTTGCCGGCGAAGGCCCAGTAGATCCGGCCGAGGAAGGCCGCGGCGAACACATAGGCCGCGGCGAAATGGGCGAAACGGATGTAGCCCATGAGGAAGTTGGCGCTGGCTTCGCCTTCGGTCGTCCCCAAGGGATGGCTGATGAGATAGCCGGTCACCGCCAGCACCACGATGCTGAGGGCGTTGACGGCGTGCCACAGGCGTACCGGCAGTTCGTAGACATAGACCGGCGAGCCGGTTTCGATCTGGGGTTGTGCGGCCATGGCGCCTCCTCTAACGGACCTTGATCCGCGCCAACTCCTCGCCGTCCGGGGACATGACGTGGGTGGAGCAGGCCAGGCAGGGGTCGAAGCTGTGTATGGTGCGCAGGATCTCCAGGGGTTCGTCGGCCTTGGCCAGCGGGGTGTTCATCAGCGAGGCCTCGTAGGCGCCGATCTGGCCCTTGGGGTCGCGCGGACTGCCGTTCCAGGTGGTCGGCACCACGCACTGGTAGTTCTCGATCTTGCCGTCGGCGATGTGCACCCAATGGCCCAAGGCGCCGCGCGGCGCTTCGGTGAAGCCCACACCCTTGGTCTGTTTCGGCCAGGTGGACGGCTCCCACTTCTGCACGTTGGCCGTGGCCAGGTCGCCGGCCTTGATGTTGGCCACCAGCTTGTCGAAGAAATAACGCATCTTGTGGCCCGCCCATTCGCACTCCAGCGCGCGCGCCGCGGTGCGGCCCAGGGTGGAGAACAGCGCCGGCAGCGGTAGACCCAGATCCGACAGTAGCTTGTCGACCGGCTCCTTGAATTCCGCCTTACCCTGCGCGTAGCCGACCACGTAGCGGGCCAGCGGGCCCACTTCCATGGCGTGGCCTTTCCAGCGCGGCGCCTTGATCCAGGAGTATTTGCCGGCTTCGTCCAGGGCTTCGATGTTGGTCTTGGTGCCCTTGAAGTTGGGGCCCAGTTCGAAGTTGGGTTCCGTGACGCCGTCCCAGGGGTGCAGGCCTTTTTGCTCGTCCGGATAGCGGTACCAGGAATGGGTGACGAACTCCTGGATCTCGTTCGGATCGCGCAGATCCACGGCATGCACCTTGCCCAGGTCGCCGTTGACGATGGCGCCGCGCGGCAGCAGCAAATTGCCGGCCGAGTAGTCGTTGGCCTTGTCCGGAATGTCGCCATAGGACAGCACGCAGGACGAGGACAGGCCGCCGCCGTACTGCCAGTCCTTGTAGAAGGAGCCGATGGCGCGCACGTCGGGCAGGTAAACCTGCTCGGTGAACTCGATCAGGCGGTCGATGATGCCGGAGACCAGGTTCAGCCGCTCCATGTTGATGGCGCCGACCGCGCCCGTGCCGTCCAGGTTGATGGCGCAGGGCATGCCGCCCACCAGCCAGTTCGGGTGCGGATTCTTGCCGCCGAACACGGTGTGGATCTTGACGATCTCCTTCTGGAAATCCAGGGCTTCCAGGTAATGGGCCACAGCCATCAGATTGGCTTCCGGCGGCAGCTTGTAGGCCGGGCTGCCCCAATAACCGTTGGTGAAGGGACCGAGCTGGCCGGATTCGACGAATTTTTTCAGCCGGCTCTGCAAGTCGCGGAAATAACCCGGCGACGACAGCGGCCAGGAGCTGATGCTCTGCGCCAGTTCGGAAGTCTTCTTCGGGTCGGCCGACAGCGCGCTGACCACGTCCACCCAGTCCAGGGCATGCAGG includes:
- the hybE gene encoding [NiFe]-hydrogenase assembly chaperone HybE, encoding MSPDDDDPSARVAAAYAALGRGAMAGLPLNNPALRVETVGFRRWQGVWVGVLVTPWTLSLILLPAGNPAFRALDGDQVQDWHLPSGVYEFRGGRLAGLGPYQTCSLFSPPAEFADQDAARAVAEEVMAALLRPLAEAVPAAHSRRDFLRASFRNSA
- a CDS encoding rubredoxin; translated protein: MFENFSPQDLPDDARLECGVCWWVYDPAEGDAAAQVPPGTPFSGLPADWRCPQCDGAPEKFLVLRDEP
- a CDS encoding hydrogenase expression/formation protein, which translates into the protein MKPFPIPVVGELPFTLEEEGPSLIVESPGDMAVFRMPARYTPTEPAHEQAACEVIERLLGALGAWKFGEADYPCLELDGLDAGSLRVLHETLGEGEVGARLGPRAEAQETAFAGIWWLRTLGPAGEVSSERLEACAIPEDVRRAARGKAGIDIPPATAGLMNAPALIAEIAERSARYRVDGTSHVINLTLLPVTPEDLEYLDATLGRGGVSLLSRGYGNCRITATAVDGVWWVQYFNASDKLILNTLEITGLPEAALAAPEDLADSVERLAECLAALREG
- a CDS encoding hydrogenase; protein product: MTPTPSPPPDRLAALIAKLTERDAFLLLDEAGEAAFAAAPGAAVLLFVEDPSTVPESWDVGVVLPEVLKDLGQPCRTGVVAPATGRSLRARYGFARWPAAVFLRDGGYLGAIEGMKDWPVLLAETRAILSGPVRRPPGLGVEVRVEGAASSCH
- a CDS encoding HypC/HybG/HupF family hydrogenase formation chaperone; the encoded protein is MCLGIPMQVLAVDGRYARCAGRDGEKLVDLGLVGEVIPGQWLMTFMDTARSLLNEEEAALSNAALDALAAVLAGADDVSDYFADLTGREPQLPDFLKTRP
- a CDS encoding HyaD/HybD family hydrogenase maturation endopeptidase codes for the protein MNDYPNEVLILGIGNLLWADEGFGVRCVEELVRRYRLPEGVTAMDGGTQGLYLLPYVQAARRLVVFDAVDFGLTPGTLLQVEDDAVPRYMGAKKMSLHQTGFQEVLAAASLTGKLPVSLLLIGAQPVELDDYGGSLRPQIRDRIGEAVELAVARLRDWGIDLATRDAAVASSLNDASLALDAYESGRPSEQEACRYGDERILFGSPPCA
- the cybH gene encoding Ni/Fe-hydrogenase, b-type cytochrome subunit; its protein translation is MAAQPQIETGSPVYVYELPVRLWHAVNALSIVVLAVTGYLISHPLGTTEGEASANFLMGYIRFAHFAAAYVFAAAFLGRIYWAFAGNRYARELFVLPVTDKTWWAGLWHEVRWYLFLEKSSGQHAGHNPLAQLAMFTVFVPGTIFMIFTGFALYAEGEGQGSWQDALFGWLTPLFGQSQDVHTWHHLVAWVIVWFVIIHVYVAIREDILSRQSLLKTIATGWREFR
- a CDS encoding nickel-dependent hydrogenase large subunit gives rise to the protein MGAYETQGFKLDNSGKRVVVDPVCRIEGHLRVEVNLDEHNVIRNAVSTGTMWRGLEVILRGRDPRDAWAFTERICGVCTGTHALTSVRAVEDALGISIPENANSIRNLMQLCLQVHDHLVHFYHLHALDWVDVVSALSADPKKTSELAQSISSWPLSSPGYFRDLQSRLKKFVESGQLGPFTNGYWGSPAYKLPPEANLMAVAHYLEALDFQKEIVKIHTVFGGKNPHPNWLVGGMPCAINLDGTGAVGAINMERLNLVSGIIDRLIEFTEQVYLPDVRAIGSFYKDWQYGGGLSSSCVLSYGDIPDKANDYSAGNLLLPRGAIVNGDLGKVHAVDLRDPNEIQEFVTHSWYRYPDEQKGLHPWDGVTEPNFELGPNFKGTKTNIEALDEAGKYSWIKAPRWKGHAMEVGPLARYVVGYAQGKAEFKEPVDKLLSDLGLPLPALFSTLGRTAARALECEWAGHKMRYFFDKLVANIKAGDLATANVQKWEPSTWPKQTKGVGFTEAPRGALGHWVHIADGKIENYQCVVPTTWNGSPRDPKGQIGAYEASLMNTPLAKADEPLEILRTIHSFDPCLACSTHVMSPDGEELARIKVR